A region of the Armigeres subalbatus isolate Guangzhou_Male unplaced genomic scaffold, GZ_Asu_2 Contig1247, whole genome shotgun sequence genome:
ACTGATCTAGAACATCCTTTTCTGGCATATTTGTATAGTAAATCATATCTTTTAAAACTGAATGGTAAATAATACCCTTGGACTCTGTGTATGGACATAAACAGTTAACTTTGATTCCATATCAGGTGtaatctccagtagccttgcaagcaaaggcgtaggattgccaatccggagatggtgagttcgatccTCGGTCCAGTCTAGAATATTTTCGGGTGggagaaacattctcgactccctgggcataatatGTATATCCAatgtatttgccacacaagatacatactcatgcaatggtgggcatttttttctttgttcgtGATGAACCACTGCATCCATTTCAttcaacttttgtaatatacccgtgtcatttgtttagtgcatgtctttctgctccatttctattggaaagaaatgaagtagtcgttttttattcagatattttcgcaagcttgtacagagatctgatttcattgcgttttggaATTTCTGAATCTCATCTtcacacagagctctaatcagtcaggaGGTTCAGCAGacccaccaaattcgtatccgcttctttcctaattaatcagcgcacTGGAATTTGGAGATTTATGTCGTTGACTTaaaaaccagcctaagattgagttacgtttttataatttacttcaTTGACTTCATCAAAAAAGAGGAAAAGATGGGTCAGAAAAGCTTTCAGTTAATTACTGAGGAAATGCGAATAGAATACTTAGTTGAAAAggaggccaagttccagttggaatgtaaagtcattgaagaagaagaagtgtagttTACCTGAAATACCAATcgatctgaactccagaatagtTTGGAGAATCTAAAACATCTGAAGGCATACTTACTGCAGCATGACTGTTAACATTTCTGAAGTTGTTTAAAGCTAAATTCTcggaaaaacaaaatcaaaatcaatttgaaaaactaaaaaaactgaAGAAACATGAATGCAGTGGTGGGTTGATAACACTCGTTAGTTAGGCAATTATTGTTTAATCAGCAATGTTTGATATTCCTCTTGGCTTGAACATCcctaattttccatacaaacttgcgTCTTGGATTTTTAAGTCGcgttccattttttttccaaaatttctttcaCCAGGGATCACTAGAATTTTTTGGTTTCATCTTAAAGCGCGATCCAATGTTGCGCAGTCTTATATACACTGACATATTAAAAGACACAAATATGGAAATGAATATTATTCGCGATCAAAATCAATGCAGAATGCAGATAAacgaaacataaaaacataactttgaAGTgttaaattcatttcaaaaggcGTAACTAAACTCCAGAAGGAGCATAatcccataaaaaataaaaagatgaatacataacaataataatgatggaacaattttattttgagaACCCCtatccaaatttatttttattttcactatAGTTGATAATGTAGAATTTACCAATTACATACATGATTGTAGAAAAAAGGtcatgttttattttaatttacgtTAGGCCGCTACAAataataaaacccagattaaacCACCGGgtggcgatgatgcctttctcgtgcatcagaAAATGTATTGGTAAATCACATTCATTTCATAATTTATTTGGTTCTAAACagtagtttacatctaaacagataacactgagtCAACCATTTGACGCCagaatacacggttcgaggccgcatatctccatcctcgaatgtgccccacgctcgccaagtcgttttgccggatcgaaagcgaacaccatctttgcagggttgttgtccggcgttcttgcaacatgccctgctagggtggttcattcttcgccatgtttcatgtccgtagaggacatccggtcttattagcgttttgtacatgacacatttggtgcggtggcgaatcttttttgaccgcagtaggctcgacttccacagatgatgcgccttcgtatttcacgactcacattgttatcagccgttagcaaggatccaaggtaaacaaattctatcGTGTTCGccagaaatcttcacacagttttgtacaccatccaccgttgctttgatcagtcttgtaagcttcccagggaagctgttctcgtccataattttccatagctctaggCGGTCTAAACTGTCgtatgccaccttgaaatcaacgaacagatggtgcgttgggacctggtatttacggcatttttgaaggatttgccgtacagttaAGATctagtccgttgtcgagcggccgtcaacgaagccggcttgataacttcccacgaactcattcactaatggtgacagacgacggaagatgatctgggatatcactttgtaggcggcattagggatggtgatcgctcgaaagttctcacactccagcttgtcgcctttcttgtagatggggcatataaccccttccttccactcctccgttagctgttcagtttcccattctgactatcaatttgtgcaggcaagtggttagcttttccgggcccatcttgacgAGCTCAGCTCCTATACCATCCTTACCTAGCTGGTATTGgcctttattggtctttagctgttggatggcatccttaacttccctcaaggtgggggctggttggcttccatcgtccgctgaactgacgtagtcatatcctccgctgccttgactttcactgcttgTACTCTTAGctccatttaaatgttcctcgtagtgctgcttccacctttcgatcaccacacgttcgtctgtcaagatgctcccatccttatccctgcatattttggctcgcggcacgaagtctttgcgggatgcgttgagcttttgatagaacttgcgtgtttcttgagaacggcacagctgttccatctcctcgcactccgcttcttccaggcggcatttcttctcctgaaggaggcgggtctgctgcctccgcttccgtctataacgttccacgttttatcgggtaccttgctgcagcgcgaccgcccgcgctgcatgCTTTTCTCctgaatctgtctgcactcttcttCGAACGAATCGTTCCGTcaacttcgtcccatatacccgacgatGTTCTCCGCTgcatcgttaatggctgctttgactgtattccagccatcctcaagaggggccccatcgagctcaccctcttccggcaacgctgcctcgagatgctgcgcgtatgcagtggcgacatcaggttgcttcagtagtcgctctaggtcgtacaccggcagtcgtcggtaccgaacattgttgatgacggatagttttgggcgcagtttaaccatcaccagatagtggtcagagtcgatgttagcgccacgatatgtcctgacgtcgataatgtcggagaagtgccgtccatcaatcagaacgtggtcgatttgtgattctgtctgcagtggtgatctccaggtgtaccgatacggaaggctgtgttggaagtaggtgctgcgaatgaccatattcttggaggcgacgaaatcaattagtcgtaggccgttctcgttcgtcagccggtgtgcgccctaacttcccaatagtcggtctaaactcctcctctgggccaacctgagcgttcaaatctcctatgatgattttgacgtcgtggcttgggcagctatcgtactcacgtaccagctgcgcgtagaatgcgtccttatcatcatcagtgcttccggagtgtgggctatggacgttgattatgctgaagttgaagaaccagcctttgatcctcaacctgcacattcttttattgatcggccaccacccgatcacgcgcctttgcatatcgcccatcactatgaaagctgttcccagctcatgtgtgttgccgcagttctggtagatggtatgatcacctctaaacgttcgcaccattgatcccttccaacaaaccttctgcagcgctacgatgccgaatccacggtccttgagcacatcggcgagtatccGATGAAgctgagagatttgcagttccatgaaccgagtttccaatcgctagtccctctTCGtcacagtggtcttcgccgatggttccggcccgtactctcttgttgattattcgtatgcttttttaaaggctggcttgcagggcctgacaccaaaccccctaaatttccggaggaccattcttcCTTATTCACTTAGAGtctctcgctggcactcggacgatgatcagccgcccctattATGGgtaacagacgctgttgtgagccgatcgtgacatgaagaacagacgctcaataagatttgcacctccggagaggagcaaacccccctttccctgtcagcatacgaccatagttcccaccggggttggttacccgatcttctcttaggttgctcgtatcccggccagcaccacggggaggtagggacaGGAATTGCTGGGTAATAGGCTAAAGACCGCGAGATAGGGtacattttattccttcaggtacgctttacccagcatttgccgtgccgtcaACGCCCACTACGTTGACGATTATTTAGACAGTGTAGATACGGTTGATGAAGCGGTTCAACCGGTAAAAGAAGTAAAATATGTACACGCGCAAGGAGGATTCGATATCAGAAACTTTTTATcaaactcctccgaagttctgcGACGTTTGAACCAGACCGAGAACGTACAGGACAAATCGATGAACTTGGACAAGATTGCGGACGCCGAGCGTATCCTAGGGATGATATGGAGACCTGCCGCGGACGTATTCACCTTCGATAGCATTATAAAGGATGACCTCGTAAAGCTACTAGTGGAAGGACACACGCCAACGAAACGTCAAGTCTTAAGGCTTGTTATGTCGCTGTTCGACCCATATGGATTCATCGCACATTTTACAGTACACGGCAAGATTCTTATGCAACACATTTGGAGATCTGGTACGGATTGGGATGAAAAGATTGTAACAGGCTTGCATGAACTATGGAAGGATTGGACGCGGCTCTTGAGGCGATTGGGTGAAGTCGAAGTTCCTCGTTGTTTCTTCGGTGCGGCAAGTAGTAAGCTGCACAGCGGATTGCAACTCCATGTGTTTGTCGATGCAAGCGAATTGGCGTACGCATGTGTTGTGTATCTTAGGATTCGCCAAGAAGGAAAGGTGCGATATGTGCTCGTTGCGGCAAAGACGAAGGAGGCCCCACTAAAGCCGCTGTCCATCCCTCGCTTAGAACTGCAGGCCGGCCTGATAGGCTGCCGATTGATGGAGAATGTCTGTACAGCATTGCAGTTGACAATAGAGAAGCGATTTATTTGGACTGATTCAAGAACATCACTTTCGTGGAATAGATCGGATAGCCGACGTTATCATCCCTTCGTGAGCTTTCGTGTCGGCGAGATTCTGAATATTTCCACAGTGAACGAGTGGTATTACGTCCCGTCAAAACAGAACGTAGCTGATGATGGAACTAAGTGGGGAATTGGACCGAGTTTCAGCCCGAACAGCCGCTGGTACACCGGTCCTAATTTTCTCTCCTTGTCGGAAAACGAATGGCCCGAGCAACCAGCTAAGCAGTCGACAAAAGAAGAGGAAGTACGAGTCGTGTTTCAGCACCATCGAAAAATGCCGCAACCTTTGATTGACGGGAACAGATTTTCGAACTGGAATCGTGTGTTACGAGCGACCGCGTACGTGTTACGAGCAGCGAAGATTTATGGAAAAAGAGGCCACACTGGGCCGCTTTCCCGAGAGGAGCTGCAGCAGGCGGAAACCATGTTGTGGCGGCAAGTACAGTGTGAAACATTCCCCGATGAGTACCGTACGTTGGAGTTCAACAAAAATAACCCAAAGGAGCAGTCAAAGCGAATTGAGAAGTGTAGTCCGCGGTATAAGCAGTCCCCGTATATGGACGATGATGGCGTTGTGAGAATAAACAGCAGGATTGAGGCCGCTCCCGGCGTGTGCATTGAAACAAAATACCCTGTCATATTACCGAAAGACAACAAGCTATCCGCCCTGCTCGTCGATAGTTATCACCGTCACTTTAAACATCAGAACCGTGAAACGGTGTTCAACGAGATTCGTCAGCAGTTTCGTATTCCGAAGCTGCGTTCTCTGATACAACGCGTCGCCAAAAACTGTCAGCACTACATGGTTCAAAAGGCTGTACCTAAGCCACCGATGATGGCACCACTTCCGAAAGTTCGATTGACGCCCCATATTCGAGCTTTCAGCCACACCGGACTGGACTACTTCATTCCAATCCTTGTGAAGCAGGGGCACAATCTAGCAAAGCGCTGGGTTGCACTGTTTACGTGTGGCGGTGCATCTGGAAATAGTGCACAGTCTCTCCATGCAGTCCTGTGTGATGGCGATTCGCAGATTTTGTGCACGCAGAGGATTTCCATCTGATTTCTACTCCGACAATGGAACTTGTTTCCGAGGACCTAGCAACCTGCTGACGGAGCAGCTAAAACCCATCCATAAAGGTTGAGCAGTGACTTTCACCAATGCGAGGACGAGCTGGCATTTCAATCCCCCATCTGCCCCCCATATGGGCGGTTGTTGGGAGCGCATGGTACGTTCGGTAAAGGCAGCGATGGGAGACATCGCACAACATGTTCATCATCCAAACGACGAGGTCCTGGAAACTGTGGTGCTGGAAGCGGAGGCGATCGTTAATTCACGACCGCTGACGTACATTCCACTGGACGATGCAGAACAAGAAGCGTTAACCCCGAATCACTTTCTGCTGCACGGCTCGAGTGGTATAGTACAACCGAAGAGTCCACTGGTGTATGAGGGAACTGTACTGCGTGACAGTTGGAGGTTGTCGCAGTGTCTAGTGGACGTGTTTTGGAGACGTTGGGTCCGCGAGTATCTACCAACATTATAGAGACGGACGAAGTGGTTCGAGCCCGTGAAATCAATGGAGCCCGGAGATGTGGTTGTTGTTGTAGACGAAAACAAGCGGAACGGATGGCTAAGAGGCCGTGTCATGGAAATCTTTCAAGGCAAGGATGGCCAAGTCCGAAGTGCAATGGTAAAAACCGTAGGAGGGAACCTAAAACGCCCTGTAGTGAAGCTGGCTTTGCTGGATATTCGCGGTGACCAGAAACAAGGAAACCCGGAACTACACGGGAGGGGGGATGTTGAAAACCACCAATCTGCCAACTCTGATAACTGTGTGTAGTTCTCGGATGCTTCGGTAGGAAACGCCATCGCGAGACA
Encoded here:
- the LOC134202508 gene encoding uncharacterized protein LOC134202508 yields the protein YALPSICRAVNAHYVDDYLDSVDTVDEAVQPVKEVKYVHAQGGFDIRNFLSNSSEVLRRLNQTENVQDKSMNLDKIADAERILGMIWRPAADVFTFDSIIKDDLVKLLVEGHTPTKRQVLRLVMSLFDPYGFIAHFTVHGKILMQHIWRSGTDWDEKIVTGLHELWKDWTRLLRRLGEVEVPRCFFGAASSKLHSGLQLHVFVDASELAYACVVYLRIRQEGKVRYVLVAAKTKEAPLKPLSIPRLELQAGLIGCRLMENVCTALQLTIEKRFIWTDSRTSLSWNRSDSRRYHPFVSFRVGEILNISTVNEWYYVPSKQNVADDGTKWGIGPSFSPNSRWYTGPNFLSLSENEWPEQPAKQSTKEEEVRVVFQHHRKMPQPLIDGNRFSNWNRVLRATAYVLRAAKIYGKRGHTGPLSREELQQAETMLWRQVQCETFPDEYRTLEFNKNNPKEQSKRIEKCSPRYKQSPYMDDDGVVRINSRIEAAPGVCIETKYPVILPKDNKLSALLVDSYHRHFKHQNRETVFNEIRQQFRIPKLRSLIQRVAKNCQHYMVQKAVPKPPMMAPLPKVRLTPHIRAFSHTGLDYFIPILVKQGHNLAKRWVALFTCGGASGNSAQSLHAVLCDGDSQILCTQRISI